In Methanofollis sp., the DNA window GCCCTTCAACACCTCCGGGTTCCTGACAGAGTAGACAAAGAGGAGGACGAGTGCGGCGATGATCACCCAGGATGCATAGACCAGCGTCGAATTCCCGCCCCCGAGGCTCTGCCACTGCTGGCCCAGAAGGACCATCGTGACGACGCTGATGGCCGCAAGGACCACGCCGTCCAGAATCCGTTCCATGATCACGACCGCCGTGGCATCGCCGAGGCTCACACCGGCACGGTAGAGTTCATGGACCCTGACCGGTTCCCCTCCTGCCTGGGAGGGCGTGATCGCCGCAATGAGGAGGTTCGCAAAGACCGCATTGAGACAGTGGAAAAAGCCGACATCATACCCGAGAGACCGGGACATCGCCTTCATCCGGAGAGCCCAGAAGCCGAGTGCGACGATATGGGCCAGCAGGGCAAGGAGAAGGTAGAAAGGATTGAGCCGTGCGAGATACTCCAGCGTGGTCTCGTCGAACGTAAAATACAGGACAAGTATGAGCACGATAGTGCTGAAGGCAATGGATACCCCGAGCCACTTCCACTGAGACTTTTTCATCCGGCCTCCGCAAGCACCCCCGAAATCAGCAGGGTACGGTATTTGCTCCTCTAACGTTACGGGACGGTACTATAAACCCTTTGAGGATTGACGGCACAAAACGGGCATTCATACTGTGAATATCTCCCGTGAGCCGGTAATCGCAAAGAGGCCGGCCTGGACCCCGGCATCAAGCCATCCGTACCCGTACGAATACCACCCAAGGGCCTCAGCACGCCGCCCGCCCCTGGCATGGCCCTGCCCTTCTGCAAGGGCCGACCGACCTGCCTCACGCACCCGGCATGCGGCGGAGAACATCGGGGTCTCCGCGTCGGGGGCCGGTTCGACAGACGAGAGGGCCTGCGAGAGGAGACGCTCGTACCGGGCAGTCTTCTCCTCAAGGTGGCCGGCAAGGGACGGCGGGATCGATGCCGCAAAGTCGTACGAGGAAGGGACAGTCCGCCCGCCGTACAGGCCGAGATATGCCCCGGCGTCCAGCCAGCCAGAGGCGTAGGCAAAACTTGCATGGGCATTCACGAGGTCGCCCCGCGCCGCAAAGACCCGCCCGTCCGAGAGGTACGACTCAGCCATTCTGAGGACACAGGCCTCGACCCGTCCAAGCGCCGACTCCCGGGGAACGGCAGGGACAATCGCACAGAGAGCCGCTTCCAGGGCATCAACGGAGAAGGGAGAGGTCATAAGCCAGCAAAGGCCGAGAGATATTCCCTCTCCATCACGTGGAGTTCGCCCGGGACGACGAGGATATGGAGGGGGCCGCCGAAGTCCACGCCGGCAAGCGCCTCAGCCGTACCGGCCGCGACGACAGGCGCAGGCGACCCGGCCCGCGCCACGCCGACATACAGCGGGACCGAGATGCCGCGGTCCGCTGCCATCTTCTCCAGCATCGCCACCGCCTCAGGGACACGCATGTACCGGTCAGGCTGGATGTCCAGGTACACCAGGGTGTGGAGATTTTCTGCCAGATTGTGCTCGATCACCTCGATCGGCGTCGTCGGTGCCCACTTCCCGTACGGGAACGGGAGGGAGCAGGACTTGCCGAACCTGTAGTTCTGAAGCCCGGTCAGCCCGCAGACCGCGCTCACGATCGAGGCGCCGTGGATGATCCCCGTCTCGACCCCCATCGCCGCCGCCCTGATCCGCAGGTCGATGTGAGTGGTCGAGACCATCGGGTCACCGGCCGTCAGGAAAGCGACGTCCTCGTCCTTCGCCAGCGCAAGAAAAGACTCCGGATGTCCCTCGACATCGTCACGGTACAGGTACCGCACCTTCTTCCCGAAGAGTGCTTCCATCTTCTCGGGCGTCGCCCCGGTCAGCACCGAGGTATAGTGTTCGAGAAAAACATGATCAGCCAGCCTGATCCGTTCCAGACCCTTCAGGGAGAGGTCGGTCTCGTCATAGAGGCCAAGTCCGATAAATGTCAGCATAGTGCATCACTCATGGGGGGTACAGGGCACATCTATCTTGTGGAGAGGAGGGAGACGCGGCCTCACGCCTGATCTGTGCTCCGGGTGATCAGACAGACCAGGGCGTCGAGCACGCCCATCGCCCCGTCCGGGTCCAGGGCCGAGAAGGAATGGAGCGGCGTCTCCTCAGGGAGGGAGAGGGCCACTCGCAGGTCCCGGTCAGGCACCCTCTCAGGAAGATCCCCCTTGTTCACAGCCACGACGAAGGGCGCACCCATCTCCCTGATCTCGTCGAGGATCGCACGCGCCCGGCCGAAAGACGCCGTGCTGGTGCCGTCAACCATGAAGACGATGCCGGTCGCGTTGGTGAGCAGGTGCCTGATGATCGGCCCGAAGTGCTCCTGACCGGGCGTACCCATCAGGGTGAGGTCAAAACCCCGGCATGCGACATGGGGATGGCCGACGTCCATCGCCACCGTCGTCGGTGACCCGGAAACACCCACCCGATCGGACGAGACCGACGTCTCCGAGAGTGTCCTGATGAATGTGGTCTTCCCCGCGTCCACCGGGCCGGTGACGACGATCTTCGGGAGATAGGGGATGAAGTAGCCGTCGTCCCTGACCACGAAGGGAAGGGGCATATCAGGGACGCAGGCCCAGGCCAGGTGTTCTATCCTGAAGTGGTTCAAAAAAAGGAAATTCTCAAATCCCTCGCCTACCGAGAGCACCAGGTCGAAGGGAAGGTTGGCCGAAAGCGCCCCGAGGTGGTCACGGTCATAGAGGTTGAGGTACTCCACATAGAGGGTCAGACCGAGCCTGCGGCACACCCCGGCAAAGAGGGCGAGGGCCTCCTCAGTCCCGAGGGCATCGCAGATCCGGTTGCAGTAGAGGAAGACGGTATCGATCCCGCAGTCCGCGGCAAGGGAGGCGACGAGGTCATCCCACGCCGCCGCCTCAGAAAGGGGAGTGGCCGCCCTGCTCCCGTGGATCGCGTCGAAGACGGAGGCATCGAGGAAGACAAGGTTTTCCTCCGAGGAGAGGGCATAGGGCGTCCCCGAGAGGTCGGCACAATACGCGCCTGCCGTCGTGTACGGGACGATCACAAGGCAGCGCCGGCCCAGGTCATGCACACTCCTGAGGGCGCTGTACAGCACCTGCTGCCCCTCAACGCCAGGGGCAAGGGAGACGAGCGCCCCGGCCCCAACCGGCATGCCGCCGCCCAGCAGTTCGTCGAGCGCCGGGATACCGATCGGGATCATGGCTCCACCACCAGGTCGTCGCCCTCAAAGTGGTAGCGCACCTGAGGGGAGACCCTGCCCGAGAGGTCCTGGTAGCGCAGGGCATGGACCCCGGGGTCGCCGTCGCATGCCTCCACCTCGATGATCCCGGTCATCAGTTGCTTCAGGGTGGAGACCGTCTTCTCGTCGACAGATTCCGGATTGAGGAGATAGACCCCGATGCCGTTCATCCTCCTGATGCGGGCAGAGAAGATGTGGAAGAAACGATAGATCGCTTCGAGCTTCGTATAGATCAGAAAGCTGGAGAGGGAGTTGACACAGACTCGCACCTGACCGGGCGCCGCGTCCCCTGCATCCCCGGCCCTCTGGACGCTGTCCAGGATCTTCGTGAACTTGATCCCTATGCCTGTCAGGTCGGCCGGACTGCCGACGTACTTCACCAGTTCGGTGTCGGTGGCGCCAGGGACCACACTCTTCGTGATGCAGTCCAGGACCCAGACCCGCCCGTCGTCCTCGCCAAAGGCAGTGCAGACGCTCGGTGCGTCCTCGTCTGTGGAGATGACGACAGTATAATCGGCCTCTGCCGGGCGCACCAGGGCATAGGCGAGGCGTTCGGCGTCGGAAAATGGCGGAGCAAGGAGGAGAATATTGGAGGGCGACCTGATCTCGCCGATCCGACCATCTATCTCCCTGACATCTGCACAGATCCGGTCCATCGCCACTTACCCTGTGATCAGATGTATGAGTGCTCCGGCAAAAAATCCGATCGCAATCGTGTAGGCCGAGACCGCGACCGTTACCCTCGCACCCATCTCCTTCAGGAGCACGGCGATCGTCGAGATGCAGGGGACGAAGAGGACGCTGATGACGGCGAAAGTATAGAGCTGGACCGCGCTCATCACCGAGGCAAGGTCCGCGGTCCCGGAGAGAACGGCAAGGGTCTCAAAGGCCATCTCCTTCCTGAGGATGCCGAAGAGCAGGGCGGTCGTGGCCGATGCCGGGAGTCCGAACAGGCCCTCGGAGATCGGGGTGACCGCCTCGGAGAAGGCGGCGACCCAGCCGAAGTAGTCGAGGGCGCCAAGGACGACGCTCCCTGCAAGGAGCAGGGGCATGGCAATGAAGAGGAACTCCTTGATCCGCTGCCAGGACTTTTTGATGACGAGCGCGGCGTCGGGCCGCCTGAGCGGGGCCATCTCCAGGATCATACCGTACTGACCGCCGGGGATCGAACGGGCAAGGAAGATGCCGGTCAGGATGATGAGGGCAAGGACGATGAAATAGACCGAAAGCGCGGCACCGAGGCCGACAAAGGCGGCGACGATCCCGGTGATGATCACTGTCCGT includes these proteins:
- a CDS encoding flippase-like domain-containing protein, whose translation is MKKSQWKWLGVSIAFSTIVLILVLYFTFDETTLEYLARLNPFYLLLALLAHIVALGFWALRMKAMSRSLGYDVGFFHCLNAVFANLLIAAITPSQAGGEPVRVHELYRAGVSLGDATAVVIMERILDGVVLAAISVVTMVLLGQQWQSLGGGNSTLVYASWVIIAALVLLFVYSVRNPEVLKGWLRRISVWLEQRKSRRNVEKLNLLLERIDTEVDNFHSGLSKFVNHGKAGLVWGAVFTALFWIVEFGIASIILVGLGEKPYLVESFIAQIIIALLMMIPLTPGGSGIAEVSATSIYGIFVNSSIVGVFVLLWRMIFYYFNIAVGLAASIGILKREVARH
- a CDS encoding DUF357 domain-containing protein is translated as MTSPFSVDALEAALCAIVPAVPRESALGRVEACVLRMAESYLSDGRVFAARGDLVNAHASFAYASGWLDAGAYLGLYGGRTVPSSYDFAASIPPSLAGHLEEKTARYERLLSQALSSVEPAPDAETPMFSAACRVREAGRSALAEGQGHARGGRRAEALGWYSYGYGWLDAGVQAGLFAITGSREIFTV
- the dph5 gene encoding diphthine synthase, which encodes MLTFIGLGLYDETDLSLKGLERIRLADHVFLEHYTSVLTGATPEKMEALFGKKVRYLYRDDVEGHPESFLALAKDEDVAFLTAGDPMVSTTHIDLRIRAAAMGVETGIIHGASIVSAVCGLTGLQNYRFGKSCSLPFPYGKWAPTTPIEVIEHNLAENLHTLVYLDIQPDRYMRVPEAVAMLEKMAADRGISVPLYVGVARAGSPAPVVAAGTAEALAGVDFGGPLHILVVPGELHVMEREYLSAFAGL
- a CDS encoding GTP-binding protein — protein: MIPIGIPALDELLGGGMPVGAGALVSLAPGVEGQQVLYSALRSVHDLGRRCLVIVPYTTAGAYCADLSGTPYALSSEENLVFLDASVFDAIHGSRAATPLSEAAAWDDLVASLAADCGIDTVFLYCNRICDALGTEEALALFAGVCRRLGLTLYVEYLNLYDRDHLGALSANLPFDLVLSVGEGFENFLFLNHFRIEHLAWACVPDMPLPFVVRDDGYFIPYLPKIVVTGPVDAGKTTFIRTLSETSVSSDRVGVSGSPTTVAMDVGHPHVACRGFDLTLMGTPGQEHFGPIIRHLLTNATGIVFMVDGTSTASFGRARAILDEIREMGAPFVVAVNKGDLPERVPDRDLRVALSLPEETPLHSFSALDPDGAMGVLDALVCLITRSTDQA